In a genomic window of Melopsittacus undulatus isolate bMelUnd1 chromosome 1, bMelUnd1.mat.Z, whole genome shotgun sequence:
- the C1H9orf152 gene encoding uncharacterized protein C9orf152 homolog, whose protein sequence is MKEMSCFCMTFSSLLEQMVKAYKYMTGIFSVTHTSKQQASDCDKQPTEMDVSFLEEQYDHIKQKQKLQSHVIIFKTGEHESVIPKSMVNTVIINKKVRSKSFTEHVPVRKVRLEMTSSGNTQDNSLWHTHLGIHRLVQAPYEGVIQDVSHCKNGPCNFDKQRLISQGNSTLQSKELEGANELSAPSQLGSSSMLNTFSKENGSSISSTCPKPSPKSATSAVWTHQHISPTKCMSACNKLNFYPFPNKKGPRVSEAAKRLGLYVSE, encoded by the exons ATGAAGGAAATGTCCTGCTTCTGCatgactttttcttccttgttggAGCAGATGGTGAAGGCTTACAAATACATGACTGGTATTTTTTCAGTGACTCATACCTCAAAGCAACAGGCTTCAGACTGTGATAAGCAGCCAACAGAGATGGATGTGAGCTTTCTTGAGGAGCAGTATGACCAtataaaacagaagcaaaaactGCAATCACAcgttattatttttaaaacag GTGAACATGAATCTGTTATCCCAAAATCAATGGTCAATACtgttataattaataaaaaagttaGATCAAAGTCATTTACAGAGCATGTTCCTGTCAGAAAGGTCAGACTGGAGATGACCAGCAGTGGCAACACACAAGACAACTCACTATGGCATACCCATCTGGGAATTCACCGTCTGGTGCAAGCCCCTTATGAAGGAGTTATCCAGGATGTCTCCCACTGCAAGAATGGACCATGCAACTTTGACAAACAAAGACTGATTTCACAGGGAAACAGCACACTACAATCCAAGGAATTAGAAGGAGCTAATGAACTATCTGCACCCAGTCAACTGGGAAGTTCAAGCATGTTGAACACTTTCAGTAAAGAGAACGGCAGCAGCATTTCAAGCACCTGCCCAAAGCCTTCTCCGAAATCAGCCACTTCAGCAGTTTGGACACATCAACACATTTCTCCTACAAAATGCATGTCAGCCTGCAATAAACTGAACTTTTACCCTTTTCCTAATAAGAAAGGGCCAAGAGTTTCTGAAGCAGCAAAGAGGCTTGGATTATATGTCTCAGAATGA